From Pseudoalteromonas piratica:
CTACTACAAAAGATATTACCATTAAAAGTCAGAGTAAGTTGCTTGCCAATCAACTCATTTAAAGCGACAAGACTTTCACCGACAGGTAACTGGTAGCTAATTGGTGATGTGTGGCTTGCTTGCATTTTTCGCAAAGTACCAGTGTGTTGTGTTGCTTGCATTTTGAGCCCCTAATCAAGCAAAAAAGGCTATCCTATCAAAGCTCGCTGAGATTACCAATGCGAGATTGTTGTGCTAGTAAAAATGAGTTAAGAATTCGATAGTTCATGGTAGGTGCAAGCAGTTCACCTTGCATAAAGTCACACTGACATTGATTTACAATATCTGCGAACTCTTGGTTATCTACACTGATGGCGGTAACCGTTAAATCAAGTCCTTTAGCCACATCGACCATGGCGCTTAATAGAAGCGTTAGCTTATGGCCTTGAATATTACTTTTAGTAAATAAATGGCCGATGCGCACATCACTAAAACCGCATTCTCGGGCTTCAAATAACCGGTCGAGGTCGCCATGGAAATTATCTAAACCAAAATTAAAACCAAGGTCGAGCAGCTTTTGCAATGTTTCTTGCATTTGGTTTTGCTCATCAAGTGCCGGATGTTGGGTATAAAGGGTGATATTATCGGTGTCAAAATGGGTTACTTGCTCTGATAGCCAGCTAATAAAACCACTATGATTTAATTGATTAAGTGACAAGGTCAGTGAAAACTGACCGTTGAAGTGGTTCTCTTTTAATGTGTTGATAGTTTTAAATAACTCAGAGAATAACCAGCGATTAAGTTGTACATTGAGTCCTGTATCAATCGCAAGCTTAATTATTTCTTGCTGTGTAATCTCGCCAAACTCTGGATGTGGCCATGAGAATTGGCAAGTAATTGAAATTAGTTTTTTATTCTTAACGTGATAAACCGGAGTATAGCTAAGCACTAATTGCTTTTGTTCGATTGCACTGTGTAGCTCAGAAGCAAGATTAAATTGTTGACCAATATCATCACCGCTTTCTTTTTTATAATGCAGTAGTGAAACGCCTTCTTGCTTTGCTTGAAATAAGGTTTGCCAAGTTTTTCGCAGCAATAAACCGCTTCGCTGATTGCAATAAATACTCGAGCAGGTGGCAATATGACTTGATAGGTTAAGTAAAATGCCATCAATTAATAATGAGGTAGGAATATGAGCTTGCAAGTTAAGTAATAACTTATTAAGTGATTCGCGATTGGTACCATGATTCACCAGCAGCGCAAATACTCCATCTCTTAAGTAGGCAAGTTTAACCGTATTTAGACCTTGCTCCTCAATCATAATGATTTGTGATTGATTCATTAAAACAGGCTGCAGTGACGCATAGACCTGGTTAACTAAATCTTTTTTAGCTTTTGGAGGCATATAAGGTATGAATTGCCCAAAGTTTTTCAATTCAATAAAGCAGGCGATAAAGTTATGTTGTTGCTCAAGCAGTTGAGTAATTTTGTACTTATATAAGGTTTCATTTGGTAGCTGAGAACTCGAGTCATGGGTTGCTTTGAAATAGCTCTCTCGTTGCTGGTGCGAAAACTTATCCGCAAGAGCCATTGCCATAAGCAATACTTCGAGTAGAACACCAATTAAAAAGGCATGGCGCGTGAGGAAGGTGTGTTCAAATACACCCACGAGCACAAGGGGTTGTATTGCTCCACTAATAATCAGTGGTAACCACGAAAAAAAGTAATATTTAGCCCAAACAAAGTCGGTGAGTAAGCGATTAAATACAATCAGTAAAATTGTTATATAAAGAGGCACCATACACACGAAAAAGACCGGAGCTGCGTAGTATTCGGGTAATAAAAAGCTGCTAAATGCACCTATTAGTAAAATTGCTAAGGTGGCTTTTATAAGGGTATTTAGTTTTGTTTTAATTGAGGCATAGCGTAAAAATAACGAGCCAAAAATAAGCGCGCAGATTGCGACACTAAAATTAGTAGACACAACATAAACTTGTAACCAATTTTGCATTGGTGTTGGCCAAATATAATAACCAAAGCCAAGTACTGAGCCCATCATCATCAAGGTTGAAAGGATATAACCAATATACGCTAAATAAACAGTTTCTCGAATACTGATGAATAAGATCATATTGTAGAGAGCAATCATCACGGTGACGCCAATGAAAAGTCCCCATATTAAGAAACTAAACTTTTTCACATCATTAAAGTTGTCGCTTTGATAAATGGTTAACGGTGTTTTAGAAATCCCCGTGGTTTTGATGCGTGCAACTAAAACATTGCTGTCCTTTGCATTGAGTTGAAAACTAAAGTGTGGAAATGCCTGCTCATGGATATTAAGGTTCGGCAAGGTATCGCCAAGTTGTTTATGTTTAACAATATTATTTTCTGCATCGAGTAGCCATACTTCAAGCTGATCAAGCATCGGATTATCAAAATGCGCAGTCAGATTCTCGATAAACTCTGTACGATTGGTAACGCTTACTTTAAGCCAGTAGGTTTGGTTGCCAAATTGCCATGGGATTTTGGTTATTTCAGCATTTTGGAAATCTTGCTCCAACGCGTCAGTTAAACTCGCGGTACTTTGTTCATCAACCCAATAGGATGGTTTTAAATAAATGGCGTGGGTACGTTCGATAGAGTTAGTAGTTGGATCGCCAATATTGAAAACTAAAGACGCTATTATTAAAGCTAGGGCC
This genomic window contains:
- a CDS encoding EAL domain-containing protein, giving the protein MNQLKSVYLFIACMLFAALALIIASLVFNIGDPTTNSIERTHAIYLKPSYWVDEQSTASLTDALEQDFQNAEITKIPWQFGNQTYWLKVSVTNRTEFIENLTAHFDNPMLDQLEVWLLDAENNIVKHKQLGDTLPNLNIHEQAFPHFSFQLNAKDSNVLVARIKTTGISKTPLTIYQSDNFNDVKKFSFLIWGLFIGVTVMIALYNMILFISIRETVYLAYIGYILSTLMMMGSVLGFGYYIWPTPMQNWLQVYVVSTNFSVAICALIFGSLFLRYASIKTKLNTLIKATLAILLIGAFSSFLLPEYYAAPVFFVCMVPLYITILLIVFNRLLTDFVWAKYYFFSWLPLIISGAIQPLVLVGVFEHTFLTRHAFLIGVLLEVLLMAMALADKFSHQQRESYFKATHDSSSQLPNETLYKYKITQLLEQQHNFIACFIELKNFGQFIPYMPPKAKKDLVNQVYASLQPVLMNQSQIIMIEEQGLNTVKLAYLRDGVFALLVNHGTNRESLNKLLLNLQAHIPTSLLIDGILLNLSSHIATCSSIYCNQRSGLLLRKTWQTLFQAKQEGVSLLHYKKESGDDIGQQFNLASELHSAIEQKQLVLSYTPVYHVKNKKLISITCQFSWPHPEFGEITQQEIIKLAIDTGLNVQLNRWLFSELFKTINTLKENHFNGQFSLTLSLNQLNHSGFISWLSEQVTHFDTDNITLYTQHPALDEQNQMQETLQKLLDLGFNFGLDNFHGDLDRLFEARECGFSDVRIGHLFTKSNIQGHKLTLLLSAMVDVAKGLDLTVTAISVDNQEFADIVNQCQCDFMQGELLAPTMNYRILNSFLLAQQSRIGNLSEL